Proteins from a single region of bacterium:
- a CDS encoding type II toxin-antitoxin system HicB family antitoxin, whose protein sequence is MKYKVNLKKTDEGYSVWVPGLPGCWSQGQTEKESLENIKDA, encoded by the coding sequence ATGAAATACAAAGTTAATCTTAAAAAAACTGATGAGGGTTATTCTGTGTGGGTACCTGGTTTGCCAGGTTGTTGGTCACAAGGACAAACTGAAAAAGAATCTTTGGAAAATATTAAGGATGCTAT
- a CDS encoding type II secretion system protein, with translation MGNLEKMMKMNHSRRHIKTEKGVTLIEILIVVGILGILVGILLIPFFISAQKSMKIQLNYMIAEQNARCAVSWLTARIRGAYQIIDNETIAGVKFESQPYGTMSLISYSTNQKGDIVMRLNPDVGTDTIVWNIYRYRLIEQGVEKCNELREEKYEALNTRDNNPLNGSWTCFYAGSMTTAIVASNIMLGTSGLQFKYWDSAGNETTPVNSVSMGVYVITEAGRSKSKGTNTPFYQQSRLQSDIITLRRLSPGL, from the coding sequence ATGGGAAATTTAGAAAAAATGATGAAAATGAACCATTCCAGAAGACATATAAAAACAGAAAAAGGCGTTACGCTAATTGAGATATTAATTGTTGTGGGAATATTGGGAATTTTAGTCGGTATACTGCTAATTCCTTTCTTTATCTCCGCTCAAAAGTCTATGAAAATCCAGCTTAATTATATGATTGCTGAACAAAATGCCAGATGTGCGGTATCGTGGTTAACCGCAAGAATAAGAGGAGCATATCAGATAATAGATAATGAAACAATAGCTGGTGTAAAATTTGAAAGTCAACCCTATGGAACAATGAGCCTGATTTCATATTCAACTAATCAAAAAGGTGATATTGTGATGAGATTGAATCCTGATGTGGGAACTGATACAATTGTCTGGAACATATATCGATATAGATTAATCGAGCAAGGTGTGGAAAAATGTAATGAACTGCGAGAAGAAAAATATGAGGCATTAAATACCAGGGATAATAACCCACTAAACGGTAGCTGGACTTGTTTTTATGCAGGAAGTATGACGACCGCAATAGTTGCCTCTAATATTATGTTAGGAACTTCAGGATTACAATTTAAGTATTGGGATAGTGCAGGAAATGAAACTACTCCAGTAAATAGTGTATCTATGGGCGTCTATGTAATTACCGAGGCAGGCAGAAGTAAATCAAAAGGGACTAATACACCGTTTTATCAACAATCACGATTACAATCAGACATAATCACATTAAGAAGATTATCCCCAGGCCTTTGA